TAATAACATAGTTTTGCTGGGAAAAGTCTCTCGCCCTCGCCCGCTCAAAGGGTAATCAAGCCCGAAAAGCCGGTAAAGGCGAGCGCAATCAGACCGGTGACAACAAAGGCCATAGGCAATCCCCTGAACGGGGCAGGGATATCGGCAAGCTCAAGCTTTTCGCGGATGCTCGCCATGATAATCAGGGCGATGGCGAACCCGACCCCCGAGCCGAACCCAAAGGCGAGGCTCTGAATAAAACTGTAATGTTCGCCCGCGTTAATGAGCGGGACGGCGAGGATGATGCAGTTCGTCGATATAAGTGCGAGGTAGATGCCGAGCTTATAGTACAAGCTCGGAGAGACTTTTCTCATGATGGTATCGGAAGCCTGAACAAATCCGGCCACAACCCCGATAAAAACGATAATCTTCAGGAACGTTATATCAAGAGGCACCATGATGTAGGTGAAGATGACCCAGCTCAATGAGGCGCTTATCATCATCACCGCCGTAAAAGTCACGCTCATCCCGACCGCGGTTTCCATCTTCTTCGAGACGCCGAAGAAGATGCAGAGGCCGAGAAACCGTGTGAAGACAAA
The sequence above is a segment of the Thermodesulfovibrionales bacterium genome. Coding sequences within it:
- a CDS encoding Rnf-Nqr domain containing protein, which translates into the protein MSNEFIKLFELFIAASLINNFVFTRFLGLCIFFGVSKKMETAVGMSVTFTAVMMISASLSWVIFTYIMVPLDITFLKIIVFIGVVAGFVQASDTIMRKVSPSLYYKLGIYLALISTNCIILAVPLINAGEHYSFIQSLAFGFGSGVGFAIALIIMASIREKLELADIPAPFRGLPMAFVVTGLIALAFTGFSGLITL